The Sulfurimonas hydrogeniphila genome includes a window with the following:
- a CDS encoding calcium/sodium antiporter, producing MDYIIFISAMAALIYGADFIIKESERIALHFNISHFVIGATLVAFGTSLPEMAASMVASAHGKSDMAVANVVGSVIFNITLVLGIVFMIAKSMNPDRDLFSKDSAWVIVPLVIFFIMTLDGKISRIDGALFLLMMVSYIIFLFSSNKEELEGEIDEDLVKEKFNWLKSALLLGVGFVLTIGGANFVVESGTNIARSLHVSEWIIGLFLISLGTSLPELVVSLVAVKKGNAEMSIGNIIGSNVANFSMVLGGAALLNPLSVNLAATKFDMLILAAASIALLFVLANKLYNKAGGIFLLIILALFIQNSFA from the coding sequence ATGGATTATATTATATTTATTTCGGCAATGGCCGCTTTGATTTACGGGGCTGATTTTATCATTAAAGAGTCAGAACGGATTGCACTGCACTTTAACATTTCACACTTTGTCATCGGTGCGACTTTGGTGGCTTTTGGCACCTCTTTGCCGGAAATGGCAGCTTCTATGGTGGCATCGGCACACGGAAAAAGCGATATGGCCGTTGCCAATGTCGTAGGAAGTGTCATTTTTAATATCACTTTGGTACTGGGTATTGTTTTTATGATTGCGAAATCCATGAATCCGGACAGGGATCTCTTCTCAAAAGACAGTGCCTGGGTTATTGTGCCTCTGGTAATCTTTTTTATTATGACGCTCGACGGAAAGATCAGCCGCATTGACGGTGCTTTGTTTTTACTTATGATGGTTTCATATATCATATTTTTGTTTTCAAGCAACAAAGAAGAGCTTGAAGGCGAGATAGATGAAGATTTGGTCAAAGAAAAATTTAATTGGCTAAAAAGTGCTCTACTGTTGGGTGTTGGTTTTGTTTTAACAATCGGAGGCGCTAACTTTGTTGTAGAGAGCGGTACAAATATAGCAAGAAGTTTACATGTAAGTGAGTGGATTATCGGTCTGTTTTTAATCTCTTTGGGTACTTCTCTGCCTGAACTTGTCGTCTCTCTTGTCGCCGTAAAAAAAGGCAATGCCGAGATGAGTATAGGAAATATCATAGGTTCAAATGTAGCCAATTTTTCTATGGTTTTAGGAGGTGCGGCTCTTTTGAATCCGCTGAGTGTAAATCTGGCAGCTACAAAATTTGACATGCTTATTCTTGCTGCAGCCTCCATAGCGCTTTTGTTTGTTTTGGCAAACAAGCTGTACAACAAAGCCGGAGGCATTTTTTTGCTTATAATTTTAGCACTGTTTATTCAAAATTCTTTTGCATAA